AGTGTTTCAGACTTGATTCAGGACATGAGCTCCATGGAGCCTCGTCAAATTTATAATTTAATGGCAGAGGAACAAAGCCAAACAATCGCTTTTTTAATCTCTCACTTGGACACACAAAAAGCAGCCGAGGTTCTGGAATTATTACCGAAGGAGCATCGAGACAACGTCGCAGAATGCATTGGTACTATGGATAGCGCTCCTCTGGAAATGGTGGCAAAAATTGTTCAAGCACTCAAACCTCACATCGCAAGCGCGGAAAAATACACGGTTCACAAAAGCGGTGGTGTTCGTGTTGTTGCGGATGTTCTCAACTTTTTGGGCAAAGAGGTTTCGAAAAGTATTCTTTCAAAGCTGGAGGACAAAAATCCTTCTCTGGGTGCCGCTATCCGAAAGAAGATGTTCAGTTTCGACGATTTGGTACGTCTGGATCCTGTCGACTTGCAGCGCGTCACAAGAGAAATCGAGATGAGCGATTTGGTTCTCGCAATGAAATCTGCTCACATGTTACTGCAAGACGCTATTTTCAAATCCGTCTCCAAGCGTGCCGCAGAAAGCATCAAAGAGGAAATGGAAATGCTCGGCGCAGTTCGTCTCAAAGATGTGGATGCCGCTCAGGATCGTATCATACAGGTCTTAAGGCGTCTTGAAGAAGAGGGCGAAATAACACTCGATGATTCCGGAGGCAATGTCGTTGTATAAAAAAATAGTTCTTTCAGAGCCCATACGAAGCGTGAAATTCGTATCGCATGCGCTTCCGCCTGTACCGTTGAAGGTCGCGGAAAAACGGGCAGACGAAGCTTACCGCAGGGGTGTCTCTGAAACAACCGCGTCTCTCAACCAGCAGATCGCGGAAATGCATAACGATGTCAGCATCCTCCAGAACAAGGTGTTAAACGATATACAAAAACAATTCGCAACGGTCCTTAGCAATGTAAGCGGGCGTCTTCCTTTCCTTGTCATTGAAATGGTTCGCAGGGTATGGGGTGGCCTGGAACTGAAACCGGAGGAGGTAGAGGAAATCGTGCGCGAAGCACTGCACGAAATTTCACCCAATGCGGATAAAATCGAGGTAGCACTTAGCCCGGATGCGTTTGCCATCTTGGATAGGTTTTCCGCAAATTTAACGGATATGTATCCCAATCTCAATTTCAAGGAAGATCCCGCGCTAAAATGCGGTGACTGTTTAGTCGAAAGCAAATTTGGCAAGATTAATGCTACAATCAATAGAAAGCTCGAGCGAATTGAGCATGAAATGATTGGATAATGGATCTTAGTGTAGCAGATAACCTTAATTGGATTGAGAGCCGTATCAAAAACACCCAGCCGATTGAAAAAATTGGCCGTGTGGTACAGGTCACGGGCTTGATCATAGAGTCCGAGGGCCCGGAGGTCTCCATAGGCGATGTTGTCGAAATCTACTCACATAGAAAAGCACTTGAAGGCACTGCGGAGGTAGTCGGCTTCCGGCATAACCATGTCTTACTCATGCCGCTTACCGAATTACATGATATACATTCGGGCTGTACCGTGGTCTCTTGGGCGCAAAGCAGAAACGTACCGGTTGGACCCTCCCTGATTGGAAGAATATTAGATGGCTTGGGTAATCCCATCGATGGCAAGGGTAAGCTCATGTCCGAATGGTCTAGCGCGGGTTTGCGTCAAAAACCGTTAAACCCGATGGCACGGCAAAAAATCCATGATCCTTTTCAAACCGGTATCAAGTCTATCGATACATTCACTCCGCTGGGCGAGGGCCAACGCGTGGGTATTTTCGCAGGCAGTGGTGTGGGTAAATCCACTCTCCTTGGTATGATCTCCAGGGGCTCTAAGGCAGATATAAACGTAATCGCGCTCGTTGGAGAACGGGGTCGTGAGTTAAGAGAATTTATTGATAACGATTTGGGCGAGGAGGGTCTTGCCCGATCCGTTGTCATCGTATCCACATCGGATCAACCTGCTCCGCTCAGAATAAGGGCTGCCATGCTCGCTACTCGTATCGCGGAATATTTCAGAGATCAGGATAAAAAAGTTCTTTTTTTAATGGACTCCGTTACTCGTCTCGCAATGGCTCAAAGAGAAATTGGCCTTGCCGTTGGTGAGCCGCCTGCAACGCGTGGCTACACGCCTTCTGTCTTTTCTTTATTACCTAAATTGCTTGAGCGTTCGGGTATGGGTGAAAGGGGTTCTATTACTGCTTTATATACGATCTTGGTTGAGGGGGATGACATGAATGAGCCGATCGCGGATGCCGTTCGGGGTATTCTGGACGGGCACATCGTTCTCAGTCGCGCGCTAGCCGCCGCAAACCACTTTCCCGCAGTAGATGTACTGGAAAGTATCAGTCGTCTTACTCGCGCGGTTTGTTCGCCACAGGAGTTAGCTATCATTTCCAAAGCACGGGATCTCTTATCTACCTATAATAAGCATGAAGACTTAATCACCATTGGTGCCTATGAAAGGGGCAGTAATAAAAAGCTGGATGAGGCTATTAATAAACACGACTCCATCACTCAATTTTTACAACAACCGATCGAAGAGCTCGCGCAACGGCAAAGCAGTTTCGAGCAGTTGCTAAAATCCATATCATGAAAAAATTTAAATTCAGGCTCCACTCCGTCTTAACGCTCCGGGAATTCCATGCCCAAAAGGCATTTGCAAAGTATCAGCGTTTTTTACAAAAGCGCCAGCGGCTTCAGGAAATCAAGCGCAACTTGCAAATCGCTCTTCAGGGGCAAATTAATAATCTGGAAAAGGGCGAGACAGAACGCTTCTACGCCTTTTATGAAAAGAACTTTTCGCTGATTATCCAGGATACCATCGCCCAAATCAGTAACATTAATCAAACAATCTCTAATGCGCAGGATGAGGAGAAAAAAGCTTTTCAGTACTTCCTTAAACTAAAGCAAAAGGTGGACACGCTTTTAAAACTAAAGGAAAACCAATTACAAAAACATACCGCCCTCGAAGCAAAAAAGGAAGAACGTGAAATCGAGGATATCATCAACTCTAGACACGCTTATAACTCATGAAAATACTGAATTCATACTGGGTCCTGGGGTCAATCGCTCTGGCTATCGCTTTTACAACAAGTGAAACCATGTTGTACATGTTCGCGGTAAACATTCCGCCCATAAGGGACAGTCAATTAGCAAACCCGGGCGATGCAACTACGTTTTGGAGTTTTCGCTCCAGTGAAATTGAAAAGTTGGTTTCTAGTCTAAATGGCGAGCGTACAGAAATAGCGGAACGTGAGCAAAGTATTCGTGAAATGGAGGAGCGGCTAAAATCCGAAAAGCAGGAGCTCACCGAGCTCAGGCAGAATATCGTCACTTTCAGAAATGAGCTTTCAAGTGATATTGTCGAAATAGAGGCGAGTGAAGAAAAAAACCTAAAGGAACTTGCCCAAACTTACTCAACGTTAAAGCCGGATTCCGCCGTGCAGGTGTTTAAGGAAATGGATGATGTTTTCGTGGTAAAAATTTTATCTTACATGAGCTCGGATGTCATCGGAGCTATCTTTTCAAACATGACTGCTAAGGGCGACTCCAAGCGTGTCGCTAATCTCACCAAATTAATGCGCCTCAAACAAAAAACCCGTTAAAACCATTATGAATCAAGAATCTTTAATCAAGATCAAGTTAATCGAGCCTTCCACGTCCACCGATTTTTTTAATAAGGAGAGTCTGAAGGATTTTCGTGAATTTAAAAATGATCTCACAGGTGGCAAAACGTTTGAGGATCGTTTAAATGATTTTGCAAAAAATGATAGAATACTTCAGAAAACGCCCGCGGAGGCAAAATCAAAGCCTAAGGAGATTGAGGATAAAAAAGAGGATAAGGCGGATGCGCCAAAATCGAATGAACCTGAGCAAGCTGTAATCAAAAAGAAGCCTCTACAAAGCATCGTGCTTAAGAAGTCTGATGCCGCTCTTCTTTCAGGATCATCCGAAAAGCAAATTAAGGAAGCGTCTGCACTCAACAAGAACCCTCAAGAAGCCGTCACGAACAGTAAGATTCAACACATTTTAGGTAACGCCCCACAGGCTTTAATGAAAAAAATTGAGCTAGCTAAAAATAATAACCCGGTAACAACAAACGAAAAATTGCTCGAAAATAGTAAGGCGTTTGGAAGAATTGATCTGCCAAACAAAATCGCGCATAAGCTCAAAAAACTCACCGAAAAGCATGCAAAGGTCCAGGAACAAACTAAGCCAGATGGCAAAGTAGCCAGCAAGGAGGCTTCTATCCCATCAGCCAAGGCCGATAGAGGGGTCGAAAAGCTAATCGCTAACGCTCAGCATAAGGCACCAGCAGCCTCAACCGAAAAACAACCGACCACTCCTCTAGTAAACAGGGAAGTAAAGACGGATGCTTCCAACATTTCATCCGATACCAAGCAACCGGCTTCGAATCGCGCATCACTCGTAAAACAGGAGCATGCCAAAGCAAAGGAAGCCAATACAAATATAGATAATCAGCTGGCTAGCCAAAATGCTCTGGTCGCAAATAATACCCTTCTTGCTGACAACTCAAAGTCTATTGCACGGGAGGTTAAGTCAAATAAACCAAATGTACAGGAGTTTGAAAAAGCGCTTTCTAACAATTCGTTAAACGCACACGAAAATACGTTAACTCCTAAAAGCATCGCAAAGAACAGGTCGGAAAAACCGGCTGCTCCTCAACTAAGGGTAAACGATGAGGTACAGCTCAAGGGTTTTTTAACCGAAAGATCCCAAGCAGAGCGTTCTACTTCCAATTTCATAAAAACGGAATTCACGTTAGAGAAGTCGCTGGAAGCTAATTTACGCAATCTCACACAAAAATGGACCTCAAACTTAGAAAATGTTCACCCTGGCACGGATCATGCTCAAAGTAAGGATAAATTACACCTTCGAAACGGATTCGTTGCACACATGTCTCACACACCTACAGAAACAAATACTCCCAGAAGCTCACTCGTGGATTCTTCTAGTTTGCTGGCAGATTTAAAACATAATTCTCAACAATCACACATGAACATGGGCTCAGATGCACGGCAAAATAATAAAGAGCAGTCTCGTGAAAAAATGCAGGAGGATTATATCAAAAATGCTCTTATTTTAAACAGTGTCGGCAAAGCAAAAACAAGCCAGGCGATCCAACAAATTTTTGAACCCAAATCAATCGCAAATACCCAACAGGCTGAAATCATCCCGGCAATCATGCAACAGATCGATCGTTTAAGAAAATCAGATAAGGGTTGGATGCGGGTCTCACTAGCCATGCCTGAGGGAGAAGAGATCTCTTTACATTTAAAACTAACTAACAACAACGTTTCAATACGTTTCCAATCTAATGACTCCAACCTCAAGAATTCCATCCTTAATGGTTGGTCAGAGCTTGCTAAGGCTTCTAGCGAACGGGGCATTCAATTAAGTACCCCTGAATTCGTTGCAAATGACTTTGAGTCTTCAGTAAATCCCCTCACCAATCGCAAGGTCTATCACCAGGCTTAATTAAAAAAACTCACTATTATGGCAGACGTATCAGCTATCCCTTCCGCAAACACAATCACAGGTAGTCTTCAAGACCCTTCTTTCCTCGCTAACAGGGATATTAAAAAATCCCTGAGTCAAGCAGACTTCATCAAACTTTTAACCGTTCAGCTCAGTAACCAAAACCCCATGGAACCGGTAAATAACCAGGAATTCATCGCCCAAATGGCTACGTTTAGTAACCTCGAGCAAACCAGCTCTATGCGCGATACCATGAAGGCTTTCTCTTACTTCGGTAAAGAGGTTACATTGAAGGATAAGGTGGATTCGGTTACCGGCACGGTCTCTCCTGGAATAACCGGCATGGTAACGGGGGTCAAAGAATCCGGTGGCAGCATGAAGATCTCAATTGATGGTCAAGGCCTATTCACCCTCGACCAGGTCCAGGACGTACGCCTACCCGTATCGTCCACATCGGTAGCAAAAACAACTACCCCTTCGACTACCCCTACTGCTACTACAACCACACCTACCAATACAACAGATACCGCTTCAACAAGTGATACCGCTACCGAAACAACAACGGAAACAACTGCGACCGGTTAGACTCGTCTCACAATTTACTTTTAAAAACCACCAATAAGGCAAAACAACTAACCAGGGGATAAGGATGAACGCACGCAAAAAAACAACAAAAAAAACGACCACGGGGAAAAATAAAAAAACTCAAGCAACTCATGAACCGGAAATTCTATTATTCGACTTGTTTGATCCAGGATACGCTATCTTTGAGCTCGATGGCGATGTCATCTGCTACAAAGCGGGTAGCGATATCATTATCCACCTCGATGGCGATGAAGATTTTGAAGACGGAACCCAACTCCTTCTCGAACTCGAGGAGGATAACGATAACAACCCTAGCTTAAATTAAGCTCTTTTTAACAACAACACAACGAAAGGCACGAGATGGCTCTCAGTAATCTATTACAAAGTGGTGTAAGCACAATCGATGCGGCATCCAAACGCGTGGAGGCTACCGGTAACGACATCGCAAATGTCGAAACCGTAGGCTACAAACGCACCATGGTTCTAACCGCAGACACGTTCAGTAACACGCTTAACGCCGCGGCCCCTTCACCGGGCGGTAATAAGCCCGGCTCCAATTCACCGTCTAACCAAATCGGCTTGGGTGTGCAAATTCAGGGTGTCGTGAACGACTTCTCTCAAGGCCCTATTGAAAAAACAGGGGTTCGTTCTCACTTGGCTATCGAGGGGGGCGGTTTCTTTAAGGTAAAGGATAGTATCAACTCCGTAGACTACATCTCTAGAGCCGGTACTTTTCGTGAGGATGATAGAGGTTACCTCGTCACCCAACAACAGGGTTTCCGTCTCCAGGGTGCGGTAAATGATCCCGCTTTCTACCCCACTTATAACGTCTCAGAGGTAAGTGGTCAGCTTGTTTTCACCAAGGTCACCCCTTCCGGAACGCCTTCAGCACCTACTATTGGCGACCTTAATGTGGACTATAACCTCGCTGTTGGTAGTGGTATTAATAAGGTTGGTACATTTTCAACCTTTGCCGATGGTGATATCAACCGAGCTGCCCCCACGTTTACGGGTTACAGTATCAATAATGCCGGCGATGTTGTCATGCAGCTCAGTAATAATGATTCTTTCACCAAGGGGTCCATTCTGCTCGTTCAGGTCAGCGATGAACAAGCGCTCACCAAGCAGGGGGACAACTTGTACTCCGGTCTTGCCGCAGCCGGGGCTTCACCGTTTGATGTTAACTTAAGCCGGGCTAATTCCGGTAAATTAGGTATCATCAGGCAGTACAGTCTGGAAAGCTCTAACGTTAATTTAACAGAATCTTTCTCTAAATTAATCGTAGACCAAAGATATTACCAAGCAGGGGCTACTTTAGTAAGAACTGCAGACCAAATATTACAAGAGCTTGTAAATCTCAAACGATAATGTCATGATCCATCATTATGGCTGATGAAGATAAAATAGAAGATTTGCCCAACGATAAACAATCCCAGGGGGGAGCCTCGCAGAACCCCTGGGTGCCTTTGATCGTTCTCATTGTCCTCGTGCCTTTGGTGTCCATCTTAACAACAAAGTTCATCACGATCCCCACAATCCAGAAGCATTTAAAAACAACGGAGTCTACCCAGTCCGCCGGCCACGAGGGTCAGGAAATTCCGGTAGGTCCTCCTCAGAAATATAAATTTGATAACATCGTAGCAAACATATCCGGTACACTCCAGGCTCGTTACGTTAAGGTCAGTTTTACCGTGGAGGGTAGAGCCGCCAATTTCAAGGATGTCATCGAGTCCAATAAGGCTAAATTGATCGATGCCACCATCACCCTCCTCTCTTCTTTAACGCTTACTGACCTCGAAGAGCCTGGCATCCAAAATAAAATTCGTAGCAATCTCTTAAGCGTCTTCGAAACAAAATTAAACCAAGAACTCATTCAGAATCTCTACTTCTCTGAATTCGTTGTTCAATAAACGCTACCCACTAATCTCTACCCCACACACATTATGAGCGCGGAAGATTCTGGAGATGATTTTTCAGAAATCCTTAATCAATCCGATATTGATCGTCTCATGGAGGATGCCCAAGGCACCCCCAGTGGTATCGTTTACAATCTCGAGGGTGAAAAATTCGGTTCCGATGAGAAAATTAACATCGAGGCCTACGACTTTCGTAATCCCGTTTTCTTAACCGAAACAGAGCTCCGGCAAATCCGTATTCGGCACGAAAAATTCGTCCACTACTTATCCGCTCGTCTCTCTATGTTTCTTCGCTTGGATACCCAGCTAAAAATGTCCAAGCTTTACACCACCACTTACCAAAAGTTTACAGAAGCCATCCCAAACCCCACGTTCATCAGCCTTTTCCAAATCGATAAACTCGAGGGAATCGGCGTTATGGATGTGAACCCGCGTTTGGCCATGACGTTCATAAACCGCATGCTCGGTGGCAGGGGCCACTCTATTAAGGATGAACGCTACCTCACCGAAATCGAAATCACCCTCATGGAGGATGTTATTTATATCATCCTTTTCGAATGGTGCCGCCAGTGGACAGAGTATACGGGCATGGAGCCCATTATCGCGGGTCAGGAAAATAGTGGTCGTTTCCTTAACACTGCTTCCCCGGACGCCATAGTACTCATCCTCGATATCGAAGTCTCCCTGGGCGATTGCTCCGAAACCATGCAGCTGTGCTTCCCTTACTTTATGATCGAGCCGATCATAAAAACAATGCACGCCAATAGTCTCAAATTTAACCAGGGTAAACAGGCGGACAAAACTAAGCCCGCGTGGACAAAAAGCTACGACAACATCACCGTACCTGTCTCCGCCGAATGGGAGCCTTTCGAAATCCAAGTGCGTGATCTCTTAAACCTCAGGCCGGGTGACATCCTTGAAATGCCGGAAAACGCTTTACGCAATACCCGTATCCGTCTCATGAATACCGTCTGTTTCATCGGCGAGGCCGGTATAGACTCGGATCATAATGCCGTTAAAATAACTCGTAAACATATAGGGGAAAAATAAATTATGGAAACACCTACAATTGATACCAAAAATCTCGAAATCGTTTTAGATGTAAGGGTAAAAGCAACCGTACAACTCGGCTCTTGCGAACTGCCTATGCGAGAAATTGTTGAGCTTTGTCCCGGTGCCGTCATTCAGTTACGCCAAAAAACAAAAGACCCAGTAGGCCTCTATGTTAACCAAAAGCTTGTTGCCTATGGTGAGGTTGTTGTGGTAGAAGATAACTTTGGCATTAAAATAACTGAATTAGTCGGAGACAGTACCAAGTGAAATGTATATCGTTACTCGCAATCATAATCCTCACCCCGCTCCATCTCGCCGTTGGAGAATCAGTCGCTTCTAAGGACAATACTCTTCCCCAAGAGGTCATTGAACAAACTATAGTTGAGCAGGCACAAGGTGCCAAACCCGAAATAGTGGTTGATACTGCCGTTGTAACACCGCCGTCTTATTTCCCTTCACCGCAAAGCCCTCCTTCGTCCGCCGAAATGGTGAATACTTCCGGCCTCATCGGCCAGATTTTCCTCTACCTAGGGCTAATCGCTTTCATCGGCTTATTAGTTATCTATATCTCCCGAAAGAGCAGCTTTCCTTTTAGAAATAAAAAACAGGGTAGCAAGCTCATTATCTCGGAAACACGTGTTCTCGGCAATAAACAGTTTCTCGTTGTCGTCGAATATGGTCAAAAAAAATTCCTCCTCGGCGTCGGCCCTGGCATGATCAAAAATTTATCTATCCTAAGTTCCGAATTTGATGAGGATCTTTCCCAAAAAGAATCTTCAAGTTCGTCATAAAGTCGTACCTCTTTGAAACCTTTTAAATATACCCCTCTCCTCCTTACTTTAGGCTTCTTCTTCTTTTCGGCAGCGCTTACGCCTGCGTTCGCTCAAGCTGCCCCCGCTCAGCCCACATTCCGATTAGATATTAGCGGTCTCGATAGCCCGGGTGACCTCAGTGTCGCCATCCAATTGCTTTTCTTCATGACGTTGCTCACCCTGGCACCGTCTATCATTATGTTGATGACAAGCTTCACGCGTATCGTCATCGTCCTGGGTTTCGTCCGTAACGCTCTCGGTGTCCAATCTGCCCCCGCAAACCAAATCATTATCGGGCTAGCGCTCTTTCTCACATTCTTCCTCATGGCTCCCATCTGGGAACGCGTCTACAGCGAGGCCGTTCAGCCTTATATGGATAAAAAGATAACGTCCACACAGGCTTTCGATAATGGCTCCGCCCACCTCAAGGGTTTCATGTTAAAGCAAACGCGAGAATCCGATATCGAATTCTTTCTCGGCCTGGCCAGTATGGGCTCAACCTTACCGTCAGACCTCCCCATGCGCGTTGTTATACCGGCTTTCATCATGAGTGAGCTTCGTACCGCTTTTCAAATGGGTTTTATGATATTTGTTCCTTTCCTTATCATAGACTTCCTCGTCGCGTCAACGCTCATGGCCATGGGTATGATGATGATGCCCCCCGCTATTATATCTTTGCCTTTTAAAATACTCCTATTCGTTCTCGTAGATGGTTGGTACCTTGTGGTACGTTCCCTCGTCGAAAGCTTCCGATTATGACCATTGAATCCTCAGTTGATATCTTGAGGACGCTTATCCTCACTTCCATAACCCTCATCGCCCCTCTCATGGCAACCGCCATCAGCGTAGGCGTGCTCATCAGCTTGCTACAATCCATTACAAGTATCCAGGAACAAACCCTAACATTTGTCCCTAAGCTACTAGCCGTCTGCTTCGTCCTCATCGCCTCCGCTCACTGGATGATCCGCACGCTCATGGAGTTTACCATCACTTTTATACAAAAACTCCCTGAAATGGCACGATGACTTTTCCCTTAACGGATATCATTATTGGTTTCTTCGTCCTCGGGCGTACCGCGGGCTTCCTGATGATGATTCCCTATTTTTCCGGAAAAATCATCCCGCTACCGGTTCGTTTCGCCCTAGCAATCACATTTGCAATCCTCATCTATCCCAAGATTAACGAAACCACCCCGATCCCTTCCCACGTCCTAGGGCTCTTCTTAATCTTCGCAAAGGAATTTCTCTTCGGCACACTCATGGGTTTTGGTGCCCGCATAGCCTTCTGGGTAGCAGAATTCGCCGGCTCCGTCATCTCCACGGAAATCGGCCTCTCCATGAGCTCGAACTTCGATCCCATCGCGCAAACCCGTTCAACTGTCATCAGCACCGCTCTGTTCTACATGACAGCGATCCTTTTCTTCATAACAGGTGTCCATTACCAAACGCTTCATAACTTTGTCATGAGCTATTACCACTTCCCTGTCCTCGGCGGTTTCCCCGCCTTCCGCGGGGTCGAAGGTCTCGTAAAGGCCACCAGTCTCATTTTCCTCGTTGGCGCCCAAGCGGCAGCCCCCGCCATCGCCCTCAACTTCGTCATCAACGTCACCTTCGCCATCATGGGCAAAGCCGTCCCCAAAATGAACGTCTTTATGGTGAGCTTTTCCGTAAGAATCCTAGCCGGCCTAACCCTCCTCTTCCTCACCGTTGGCCTAATAACCCAATACCTCTACAAAATCATCGATTTTACCCCACGGATAATTATCGATGTCATTACGTTTTAGATGTAAAGAAACAGGATCAGACTTAGAATTCAGGTTGGCATTTTTATTTAACGGTGCCTCCCGATCAGCCATTAAAATCACTCAAGTTCATCTTTTTCAAGCAACTTCCTACCACGCTCACTTTTGCTGAAAAAATCCAAAATTTTACCCTCGGTTGCTTCCATCAAAACATCAATAATGAGCTTATTTTCCAAAGTCTTTTTACTCATCAATCCATCCTTCACCGGAAACAGATGTAC
This sequence is a window from Verrucomicrobia bacterium CG1_02_43_26. Protein-coding genes within it:
- a CDS encoding flagellar biosynthetic protein FliQ; translated protein: MTIESSVDILRTLILTSITLIAPLMATAISVGVLISLLQSITSIQEQTLTFVPKLLAVCFVLIASAHWMIRTLMEFTITFIQKLPEMAR
- a CDS encoding flagellar biosynthetic protein FliP — translated: MSGLDSPGDLSVAIQLLFFMTLLTLAPSIIMLMTSFTRIVIVLGFVRNALGVQSAPANQIIIGLALFLTFFLMAPIWERVYSEAVQPYMDKKITSTQAFDNGSAHLKGFMLKQTRESDIEFFLGLASMGSTLPSDLPMRVVIPAFIMSELRTAFQMGFMIFVPFLIIDFLVASTLMAMGMMMMPPAIISLPFKILLFVLVDGWYLVVRSLVESFRL
- a CDS encoding flagellar motor switch protein FliG, producing the protein MAHINYQEVNYAQLSKIQKLSVFLIAIGPKAAATMLRTFDDNNVETLCREISHINIVDQELKDQVLEEFASILGQSVGSVLGGTKFAQEALEMSQGDHKASNILERILPGGSVSDLIQDMSSMEPRQIYNLMAEEQSQTIAFLISHLDTQKAAEVLELLPKEHRDNVAECIGTMDSAPLEMVAKIVQALKPHIASAEKYTVHKSGGVRVVADVLNFLGKEVSKSILSKLEDKNPSLGAAIRKKMFSFDDLVRLDPVDLQRVTREIEMSDLVLAMKSAHMLLQDAIFKSVSKRAAESIKEEMEMLGAVRLKDVDAAQDRIIQVLRRLEEEGEITLDDSGGNVVV
- a CDS encoding EscN/YscN/HrcN family type III secretion system ATPase encodes the protein MDLSVADNLNWIESRIKNTQPIEKIGRVVQVTGLIIESEGPEVSIGDVVEIYSHRKALEGTAEVVGFRHNHVLLMPLTELHDIHSGCTVVSWAQSRNVPVGPSLIGRILDGLGNPIDGKGKLMSEWSSAGLRQKPLNPMARQKIHDPFQTGIKSIDTFTPLGEGQRVGIFAGSGVGKSTLLGMISRGSKADINVIALVGERGRELREFIDNDLGEEGLARSVVIVSTSDQPAPLRIRAAMLATRIAEYFRDQDKKVLFLMDSVTRLAMAQREIGLAVGEPPATRGYTPSVFSLLPKLLERSGMGERGSITALYTILVEGDDMNEPIADAVRGILDGHIVLSRALAAANHFPAVDVLESISRLTRAVCSPQELAIISKARDLLSTYNKHEDLITIGAYERGSNKKLDEAINKHDSITQFLQQPIEELAQRQSSFEQLLKSIS
- a CDS encoding flagellar motor switch protein FliN; the encoded protein is METPTIDTKNLEIVLDVRVKATVQLGSCELPMREIVELCPGAVIQLRQKTKDPVGLYVNQKLVAYGEVVVVEDNFGIKITELVGDSTK
- a CDS encoding flagellar motor switch protein FliM, which translates into the protein MSAEDSGDDFSEILNQSDIDRLMEDAQGTPSGIVYNLEGEKFGSDEKINIEAYDFRNPVFLTETELRQIRIRHEKFVHYLSARLSMFLRLDTQLKMSKLYTTTYQKFTEAIPNPTFISLFQIDKLEGIGVMDVNPRLAMTFINRMLGGRGHSIKDERYLTEIEITLMEDVIYIILFEWCRQWTEYTGMEPIIAGQENSGRFLNTASPDAIVLILDIEVSLGDCSETMQLCFPYFMIEPIIKTMHANSLKFNQGKQADKTKPAWTKSYDNITVPVSAEWEPFEIQVRDLLNLRPGDILEMPENALRNTRIRLMNTVCFIGEAGIDSDHNAVKITRKHIGEK